A stretch of Kyrpidia spormannii DNA encodes these proteins:
- the rsmG gene encoding 16S rRNA (guanine(527)-N(7))-methyltransferase RsmG codes for MADGSRGELVRQVQEALEAQGVMLETEVWRGLEVYDRRLVERNREVNLTAVTDAEGVYWKHFYDSLVVLGFPEVPQAGSLVDVGTGAGFPGLVLALARPDFSVSLLDALRKRVWFLEEVSGELGLTRVRVVHGRAEEYGRRPGWRESFDIATARAVAEMSVLAELLLPFVRVGGVAVAWKGPDVKEELEGARGAIRRLGGEVEAVHMYELPHGMGGRSLVIVRKISATPKEYPRRPGVPEKRPLT; via the coding sequence ATGGCCGATGGTTCCAGGGGGGAACTCGTACGGCAGGTACAAGAAGCGCTGGAAGCGCAGGGAGTTATGCTGGAGACCGAGGTTTGGCGCGGGTTGGAGGTTTATGATCGGCGGCTGGTGGAGCGGAACCGGGAAGTGAATTTGACCGCGGTGACCGACGCGGAGGGAGTATACTGGAAGCATTTTTATGATAGTTTGGTGGTCCTGGGCTTTCCGGAGGTGCCTCAGGCCGGTTCTCTCGTCGATGTCGGGACTGGGGCGGGTTTTCCCGGTTTAGTGTTGGCATTGGCACGTCCGGATTTTTCGGTATCTTTATTAGATGCGTTGCGAAAACGTGTTTGGTTTTTAGAAGAGGTGAGCGGGGAATTAGGTTTGACCAGGGTTCGGGTGGTTCACGGGCGGGCTGAGGAGTATGGGCGGCGCCCAGGCTGGAGGGAAAGTTTCGATATAGCGACGGCCAGGGCGGTGGCGGAGATGTCGGTGTTGGCAGAGCTGCTGCTCCCTTTCGTTCGGGTGGGCGGCGTGGCTGTGGCCTGGAAGGGTCCGGATGTCAAGGAGGAACTGGAAGGGGCCCGGGGTGCAATTCGTCGTCTCGGCGGGGAAGTGGAGGCGGTGCATATGTATGAACTGCCTCACGGGATGGGGGGCAGAAGCCTGGTGATTGTACGCAAAATCTCTGCAACGCCAAAAGAGTACCCCCGGCGTCCCGGGGTTCCGGAAAAGCGTCCTCTCACGTAG
- a CDS encoding DUF4446 family protein gives MYSSIAAIPLWYWVAAIGILVVLLWLTVLIQGAGLRKTQKRYRQWVGRSGTDVEKLLPQTLERIQQLSEEVRRLEARIDYLEKSLRATLRTARVVRYNAFSDFGSDLSFSAAWLDGSGNGVILSSIYGRDESRIYAKPVQNGTSTYPLSEEEKRVLAEAIQFSGASDSPVSSALRPLEERS, from the coding sequence ATGTATTCCTCGATTGCAGCCATTCCCCTATGGTATTGGGTTGCCGCCATCGGCATTCTGGTTGTCTTGCTGTGGCTGACCGTCCTTATCCAGGGGGCTGGACTCCGCAAGACTCAGAAGCGCTATCGGCAATGGGTGGGCCGCTCGGGGACAGACGTGGAAAAGCTGCTGCCACAAACCTTAGAGCGGATACAACAACTGAGCGAAGAAGTACGCCGTCTTGAAGCACGAATCGACTACTTGGAAAAAAGTCTCCGGGCAACATTACGCACTGCCCGGGTCGTCCGCTACAACGCGTTTTCCGATTTCGGCAGTGATCTGAGTTTCTCCGCCGCCTGGCTCGACGGCAGTGGCAACGGCGTCATTTTATCGAGTATCTACGGCCGAGATGAATCGAGGATCTACGCAAAACCGGTCCAAAATGGCACCTCGACCTATCCCCTCAGTGAAGAAGAAAAACGGGTCCTGGCTGAAGCCATCCAGTTTAGTGGTGCCTCCGACTCGCCGGTATCCTCTGCTTTGCGGCCGCTTGAAGAAAGGTCGTAA
- a CDS encoding ParA family protein, which translates to MARVIAVTNQKGGVGKTTTSVNLGAALASLGRRVLLIDIDPQGNTTSGIGINKADVKHCIYDVVINDVSAVDAILPTRTENLSIIPATIQLAGAEIELVPIMSREVRLRRAIQSLRGSFDYILIDCPPSLGLLTVNALTAADSVLIPIQCEYYALEGLSQLLNTIRLVQKHLNSRLQVEGVLLTMFDARTNLGVQVVEDVKKYFREKVYKTIIPRNVRLSEAPSHGMPVIEYDPRSRGAEVYMDLAREVVSHGQG; encoded by the coding sequence TTGGCAAGGGTCATTGCTGTGACCAACCAGAAGGGCGGAGTGGGGAAGACGACCACATCGGTCAATCTCGGAGCGGCCTTGGCGAGCCTCGGTCGGCGGGTGTTGTTGATTGATATCGATCCCCAGGGCAACACCACGAGCGGGATAGGCATCAATAAAGCGGATGTGAAACACTGCATCTACGATGTGGTGATTAACGATGTGAGTGCGGTGGATGCGATTCTGCCAACCCGGACAGAGAATCTGTCGATCATTCCAGCGACGATTCAGTTGGCAGGGGCGGAAATCGAGCTCGTGCCCATTATGTCCCGGGAGGTGCGGTTGCGGCGGGCGATCCAAAGTTTACGCGGGAGTTTCGACTATATCCTGATTGATTGTCCTCCTTCCCTCGGCTTATTGACGGTAAACGCACTCACTGCGGCGGATTCGGTTTTGATCCCCATTCAATGCGAGTACTATGCGTTGGAAGGACTCAGCCAACTGTTGAATACGATTCGTTTGGTGCAGAAACACCTCAACAGCCGCTTGCAGGTGGAAGGGGTTTTATTGACGATGTTTGACGCCCGGACAAATTTAGGGGTGCAGGTGGTGGAGGATGTAAAAAAATATTTTCGTGAAAAGGTCTACAAGACGATTATTCCTCGGAACGTCCGTTTGAGCGAAGCCCCGAGCCACGGTATGCCTGTCATTGAATACGACCCGCGATCTCGGGGGGCGGAGGTTTACATGGATTTGGCTAGGGAAGTGGTGTCTCATGGCCAAGGGTAA
- a CDS encoding diacylglycerol/lipid kinase family protein, with translation MERWLFVVNPVAGKGKAARRWNRYYRHLATLGKHWDVYHTKSPGDATWIAKKTVEDRAADVVVAVGGDGTIHEVIQGLAGSSIALGILPAGTGNDLARYFGIKKGLRAIRQLQGAIKRQVDLVQTQNGVFINIAGTGFDAWVARHVNNSVWLKRWGPFGYVVGVAIQLLFFRPQRVDIEVDGALYTYRSAWLVALGNGSTYAGGMRILPHATMEDGELDLCVVDGLSKPEFCLIFPKVFTGKHVGHPSVHLHRGKRICIHPATPWPVHADGEVLPQETMEAMVWPGSLTVLCPAP, from the coding sequence ATGGAAAGATGGTTGTTTGTTGTTAATCCCGTTGCTGGTAAAGGAAAGGCCGCTCGCCGTTGGAATCGTTATTATCGTCATCTGGCAACGCTCGGCAAGCATTGGGACGTGTATCATACGAAATCCCCCGGAGATGCCACATGGATTGCGAAGAAAACGGTAGAAGACCGGGCGGCGGACGTTGTCGTGGCCGTTGGAGGCGACGGAACGATCCATGAAGTGATCCAAGGCCTGGCTGGAAGCTCCATTGCCCTCGGAATTCTCCCGGCGGGTACCGGAAATGATCTGGCACGCTATTTTGGGATCAAAAAAGGATTGCGGGCTATCCGACAACTCCAAGGTGCCATCAAACGTCAAGTTGACCTCGTGCAAACACAAAACGGCGTTTTTATTAACATTGCTGGCACGGGCTTTGATGCCTGGGTGGCGCGGCATGTGAACAACTCGGTGTGGCTGAAGCGATGGGGACCTTTCGGATATGTGGTGGGTGTTGCTATTCAGTTACTGTTCTTCAGGCCCCAGCGGGTGGATATTGAAGTGGACGGGGCCCTTTACACCTATCGCTCAGCCTGGCTGGTGGCGTTGGGAAACGGATCGACCTACGCCGGCGGGATGCGCATCCTGCCCCACGCGACCATGGAAGACGGCGAACTGGATCTATGTGTGGTGGATGGCCTCTCAAAACCAGAGTTCTGCTTGATCTTTCCGAAAGTATTCACCGGGAAACATGTCGGTCACCCGTCTGTTCACCTTCACCGGGGAAAACGGATCTGCATTCATCCGGCGACACCATGGCCGGTTCACGCAGATGGGGAAGTATTGCCCCAAGAAACGATGGAGGCGATGGTGTGGCCCGGTTCTCTGACTGTCCTCTGTCCCGCACCCTGA
- a CDS encoding aminotransferase class V-fold PLP-dependent enzyme produces MIYLDNAASTWPKPPGVAEAVKEMVANNGANPGRGTHKMAMQAARVVARARSAVATLFGVRNPEDLIFTHNATEALNMAIFGLLKPGDHVVTTMLEHNSVRRPLEALRRRGWIEVTYVQSTENGIEPEKVRAAFRSDTRLLAVTHASNVLGTLVDIDAMTEIAHANGAFCLVDAAQTAGSFPIDVTRSEIDLLAVPGHKGLFGPQGTGALYIRPGLELEPFLYGGTGSHSEEPDQPLERPIRYESGTLNTPGLAGLAVGAEFVSQIGPSAIGQHNQALIQSLREGLESLPGIKFTGPGRGEPRADLLAFSLRGVDSTELAVLLSDQYEIAVRSGLHCSPLAHQVAGTLDEGLVRVSVSWFNTENDIRECVAAIRELADFLRDG; encoded by the coding sequence ATGATCTACCTCGATAATGCCGCATCTACTTGGCCCAAACCGCCTGGTGTTGCGGAAGCGGTGAAAGAAATGGTTGCCAACAACGGCGCAAACCCGGGCCGAGGCACCCACAAAATGGCGATGCAAGCAGCAAGGGTTGTAGCCCGAGCCCGCAGTGCCGTGGCGACGCTTTTCGGGGTGCGCAACCCCGAGGACCTCATCTTTACCCATAATGCGACTGAGGCCCTCAACATGGCCATATTTGGCTTGTTAAAGCCGGGGGACCACGTCGTCACCACCATGCTGGAACACAATTCGGTGCGCCGACCCCTGGAGGCTTTGCGCCGGCGGGGTTGGATCGAAGTGACTTATGTACAAAGCACGGAGAACGGCATTGAGCCCGAAAAAGTACGTGCGGCTTTTCGCTCCGATACTCGTCTGCTCGCGGTGACCCACGCGTCCAATGTACTCGGCACGCTTGTGGACATCGATGCCATGACAGAGATCGCCCACGCGAACGGTGCCTTTTGTTTGGTGGACGCCGCCCAAACGGCGGGGAGCTTCCCCATTGATGTAACCCGTTCTGAAATTGACCTGCTGGCAGTTCCGGGGCATAAGGGGCTATTCGGTCCCCAGGGGACTGGAGCCCTTTATATCCGCCCGGGTCTGGAACTCGAGCCGTTTTTGTATGGAGGGACCGGGAGCCACTCTGAAGAACCCGATCAGCCGTTGGAGCGGCCGATCCGATACGAAAGCGGCACCCTCAATACGCCGGGGTTGGCGGGCCTTGCGGTGGGGGCAGAGTTTGTCAGCCAAATTGGGCCCAGTGCCATTGGGCAACACAACCAGGCCCTTATCCAGTCTCTCCGGGAAGGTCTTGAATCCCTCCCGGGCATCAAGTTCACCGGCCCCGGCCGGGGTGAGCCCCGAGCCGACCTGCTTGCTTTCTCGTTGCGGGGAGTGGATAGTACAGAATTGGCTGTCCTTCTGTCGGACCAATACGAAATCGCCGTCCGCTCGGGACTTCACTGTTCCCCCCTTGCTCACCAGGTTGCGGGGACACTGGACGAAGGGCTAGTGCGGGTGAGCGTCAGCTGGTTTAACACGGAAAACGACATCCGGGAGTGCGTAGCTGCGATCCGAGAACTGGCAGACTTTCTCCGGGATGGATGA
- a CDS encoding DUF554 domain-containing protein, whose amino-acid sequence MVLEGTLVNVAAIIIGTLLGLLFNGIPERIRTLMQQGIGLAVMVMGISMTLNNVNGPGHEYDFLIVIVSLVVGGALGEWLNIEGFLERAGRSAEKKWTWLRGRGQAGQAFLTATLVFCVGAMSILGGLQSGLEDKHDILFTKSLLDGVSSILFTSTMGPGVVLAALPVFVYQGAIALLAGWLHQWLQPPILSMINAAGGLMILGIGVNLLRITAIRVGNLLPALLVAALIRAILILVLGA is encoded by the coding sequence GTGGTACTTGAAGGCACACTCGTGAATGTGGCTGCCATCATCATTGGAACGTTACTCGGACTTTTATTTAACGGCATTCCGGAAAGAATCCGGACGCTCATGCAACAGGGGATTGGGCTAGCCGTCATGGTCATGGGGATCTCGATGACCCTGAACAACGTCAACGGCCCAGGTCATGAATACGATTTTCTGATTGTCATCGTCAGTTTGGTTGTCGGCGGCGCCTTGGGCGAATGGCTCAACATCGAAGGGTTTCTTGAACGTGCGGGTCGAAGCGCAGAAAAGAAGTGGACATGGCTGCGCGGCCGGGGACAGGCGGGTCAAGCCTTTCTCACGGCTACCCTGGTCTTCTGCGTTGGGGCCATGTCCATTCTCGGCGGCTTGCAAAGTGGCCTGGAAGATAAACATGATATTCTCTTTACTAAATCCCTTTTGGATGGCGTTTCATCCATTCTGTTTACGTCCACCATGGGGCCTGGGGTGGTTCTTGCTGCCCTGCCCGTCTTTGTCTATCAAGGAGCCATCGCCCTCCTTGCAGGATGGCTCCATCAATGGCTTCAACCGCCGATCTTGAGCATGATCAATGCGGCGGGGGGCTTGATGATCCTTGGCATTGGTGTCAACCTCCTGCGAATCACGGCGATTCGGGTGGGCAATCTATTGCCAGCGCTGCTTGTAGCAGCATTGATTCGAGCAATTCTGATCCTGGTTTTAGGCGCATAA
- a CDS encoding ParB/RepB/Spo0J family partition protein: MAKGKGPSLGKGLGALIPQINVTPDDPVSSVPLEELRPNPYQPRRDFAEEKLAELVESVREYGILQPLVVRQSLSGYEIVAGERRFRAAERAGLAEVPVVVRNLSDREVMEIALIENLQREDLNPIEVAEAYATLMREFSMTQEMVAERVGQSRSHVANMLRLLNLPSEVRESVSRGTLTMGHARALLALNDPDQQTKLAERIVEEDLSVRAVEHLVHRLNSFVSRETRKPVPRENPTLRHYEEVLRVSLGTGVKIYQGKKRGKIEIEYYSNDDLQRLLALLAPGAE, translated from the coding sequence ATGGCCAAGGGTAAGGGACCATCTTTGGGTAAAGGGCTGGGCGCACTGATCCCGCAGATCAATGTGACTCCTGATGACCCGGTGTCCAGTGTTCCCCTTGAGGAGCTTAGGCCGAATCCGTACCAGCCGCGGCGGGATTTTGCCGAGGAAAAGCTGGCGGAACTGGTGGAGTCTGTGCGGGAGTATGGAATTCTGCAACCCCTGGTGGTTCGACAGTCGCTGAGTGGATATGAGATTGTCGCCGGTGAGCGGCGATTTCGGGCGGCGGAGCGTGCCGGATTGGCGGAAGTTCCCGTTGTTGTGCGCAATCTTTCGGATCGAGAGGTTATGGAGATCGCGCTGATCGAGAATCTTCAGCGGGAGGATCTCAATCCCATTGAAGTGGCGGAAGCCTATGCAACATTGATGAGGGAGTTCTCGATGACTCAGGAGATGGTCGCTGAACGAGTCGGGCAAAGTCGATCCCACGTGGCAAACATGTTGCGTTTGTTGAATTTGCCCAGTGAGGTGCGGGAGAGTGTTTCACGTGGAACACTGACGATGGGTCACGCTCGGGCGCTGTTGGCCCTGAATGATCCCGACCAACAAACCAAGCTGGCAGAGCGCATTGTTGAAGAAGATTTAAGTGTGAGGGCGGTTGAGCACCTCGTTCATCGGCTCAACTCGTTTGTTTCACGTGAAACACGAAAACCGGTTCCCCGGGAAAACCCGACCCTGCGCCATTATGAAGAAGTTCTTCGGGTTTCGCTGGGGACAGGTGTGAAAATATATCAGGGGAAGAAACGAGGAAAAATCGAAATCGAATACTACTCGAATGATGACCTTCAGCGGCTTTTGGCGCTCCTGGCGCCCGGCGCGGAGTGA
- the noc gene encoding nucleoid occlusion protein has protein sequence MGKDPWIRFFHAGEREPDGKEAGEQVREIAIELIVPSPYQPRVAFDEQGLEELSRTIRTHGMIQPLVVREKDGKYELIAGERRLRAAKRIGMITVPAIVRAMSDSQAATAALIENLQRESLSPVEEAWAYRQLMELHGLTQESLAQRLGRGQSTIANKLRLLQLPEAVQAALMDRTISERHARALLALSDGETQVKVLSEIVSNEWSVKQTEARIKQLLEARVRKPRSRRTGISKDVRIALNTIRQSIDMIQKSGVPVEAKEEDGEEFYEFIIRVPKRSAKQGG, from the coding sequence ATGGGAAAAGACCCGTGGATCCGTTTTTTCCACGCAGGCGAACGGGAGCCCGACGGTAAGGAAGCGGGGGAGCAGGTGCGGGAGATTGCCATCGAACTCATTGTACCGAGCCCGTACCAGCCGCGGGTGGCATTCGATGAACAAGGGCTGGAGGAACTGAGCCGAACGATTCGGACCCACGGGATGATTCAGCCGCTAGTAGTGCGTGAGAAGGATGGGAAGTACGAGCTGATTGCTGGAGAACGGCGGTTACGGGCTGCGAAGCGCATTGGCATGATCACCGTGCCGGCCATTGTGAGGGCGATGTCCGATTCCCAGGCGGCGACGGCCGCGTTGATTGAGAATTTGCAGCGGGAGAGCCTTTCGCCGGTGGAAGAAGCGTGGGCGTATCGGCAGTTGATGGAACTGCACGGGTTGACCCAAGAAAGTTTGGCCCAGCGTCTTGGCCGCGGGCAGTCCACGATCGCGAACAAGTTGCGGTTGTTGCAACTTCCTGAGGCGGTCCAAGCGGCACTTATGGACCGAACAATCTCCGAACGTCATGCTCGGGCTTTATTGGCCCTCTCCGACGGGGAGACACAAGTGAAAGTGTTGAGCGAGATCGTTTCGAATGAGTGGAGTGTCAAACAGACCGAGGCGAGAATCAAACAGTTGTTGGAAGCGCGGGTGAGAAAGCCCCGGAGCCGCAGGACGGGGATTTCAAAAGATGTGCGGATCGCTCTGAACACGATTCGTCAATCCATCGACATGATTCAGAAGTCCGGGGTACCTGTCGAGGCGAAAGAAGAGGATGGTGAGGAGTTTTATGAGTTCATCATTCGGGTGCCCAAGCGGTCGGCAAAACAGGGCGGTTGA